From a region of the Leptotrichia sp. OH3620_COT-345 genome:
- a CDS encoding DMT family transporter encodes MKRHNADMGLLLVGVLWGLGFVFVKIGLNEGIDPFYLLTIRFLGGFSILYIIFGRKMKKITLYDLKAGIIIGMFQFFGYTLQTYGMTMTTASNNAFFTAINVVIVPYFFWFIYKERPDRSTFLASVLCILGVGIMSFDNNMNLTSLNKGDILTIICAVFFAAQVASTGYYSERIYTLNLVFIQMIVGGVLFLLNLLFISGMKEIKPLHGMSLIAILYLTIFSTAIPFLLQTYFQKWTTSTRASIVLTTESLFAPLFAFFLLGEVLTLKVITGAGLIMLSVLVSEIKFNKNELKKE; translated from the coding sequence ATGAAAAGGCACAATGCCGATATGGGCTTGCTTTTAGTAGGGGTTTTATGGGGGTTAGGATTTGTTTTTGTAAAAATAGGATTAAATGAAGGAATAGATCCTTTCTATCTTCTTACAATAAGGTTTTTAGGAGGATTTTCAATTCTTTATATTATATTCGGTAGAAAGATGAAGAAAATAACATTGTATGATCTAAAGGCAGGAATAATAATAGGAATGTTTCAGTTTTTCGGCTATACTCTCCAGACTTATGGAATGACAATGACTACTGCAAGCAACAATGCTTTTTTTACAGCGATTAATGTAGTTATAGTTCCTTACTTCTTTTGGTTTATATATAAAGAAAGGCCTGATAGATCAACATTTCTGGCTTCAGTTTTGTGTATACTGGGCGTAGGGATAATGAGTTTTGATAATAATATGAATTTGACAAGTCTGAATAAGGGAGATATCCTTACTATAATATGTGCCGTATTTTTTGCAGCACAAGTTGCTTCAACAGGATATTATAGTGAAAGGATTTATACATTAAATCTTGTTTTTATACAGATGATAGTGGGAGGAGTCTTGTTTTTGTTAAATCTTTTATTTATTTCAGGGATGAAAGAAATAAAACCGTTGCATGGGATGTCATTAATCGCAATACTGTACCTGACAATATTTTCAACGGCAATTCCTTTTTTATTGCAGACTTATTTTCAGAAATGGACTACATCTACAAGAGCTTCAATAGTATTGACAACAGAATCACTGTTTGCTCCTTTATTCGCTTTCTTTCTCCTTGGAGAAGTTCTGACTTTAAAAGTAATAACAGGAGCCGGATTAATAATGCTTTCTGTACTTGTTTCTGAAATAAAATTTAATAAAAATGAACTGAAGAAAGAATGA